Proteins co-encoded in one Xiphophorus couchianus chromosome 16, X_couchianus-1.0, whole genome shotgun sequence genomic window:
- the socs3a gene encoding suppressor of cytokine signaling 3a, producing MVTFSKNPAVNEDCFMVANMQKQYHYKTFVSEDQFLMVLETLRGLRESDFYWSAITGKEAGIVLARQAPGTFLIRESSDRQHLFTLSVKTKTGTKNLRIVCEEDSFHLQTDPGNVEKAPRFNCVLKLVDFYIRLGTSGFVYYINAGGERMPLMLVKPLYLSISPLKHLCRKKINKDLDISGIKEKLPGKVKEYLDRYQIAL from the coding sequence ATGGTAACGTTCAGCAAGAACCCTGCTGTCAACGAAGACTGCTTTATGGTTGCCAATATGCAGAAGCAATACCACTACAAGACTTTTGTCTCAGAGGATCAGTTTCTGATGGTTCTGGAGACATTACGTGGACTCAGAGAGAGTGACTTTTACTGGAGCGCCATTACTGGGAAGGAGGCCGGTATTGTCCTGGCCAGGCAGGCGCCCGGTACCTTCCTGATCCGGGAGAGCTCCGACAGGCAGCACCTCTTCACCCTCAGCGTCAAGACAAAAACCGGCACCAAAAATCTGCGCATAGTCTGCGAGGAAGACTCCTTCCACTTGCAGACGGATCCTGGGAATGTGGAAAAAGCTCCCCGCTTTAACTGTGTGCTCAAGCTAGTCGATTTCTATATCCGACTAGGGACATCAGGTTTTGTCTACTACATCAACGCTGGAGGGGAGAGGATGCCTCTTATGCTCGTCAAACCACTCTACCTATCCATTTCACCTTTGAAGCACCTTTGCAGGAAGAAAATTAACAAAGACTTGGACATTTCAGGCATAAAAGAGAAGCTTCCTGGCAAAGTTAAAGAATACCTTGATAGATACCAGATTGCTCTCTAG